The DNA sequence ACTCCCTGCCTGTGGTCGTCATTACCGGCGCTTTCACCGGTATGGTACTGGCAATCCAGACATACTACGGATTCAGGATGTTCGGAGGTGAAAGCCTGGTGGGCACCACCGTTGCCCTTTCCATGACCCGCGAACTGGGGCCCGCCATCACCGCTCTGATGGTGACGGGCAGGGCCGGGTCGGCCATGGCAGCCGAGTTGGGTACCATGCGGGTAACAGAGCAGATCGATGCACTGCACACCATGTCGGTAAATCCGGTTCAGTATCTGGTGATGCCCCGGGTGATTGCCGGTACCGTGATGCTGCCCATACTGACGATTGTATCTGATTTCATCGGTATTGTTGGCGGGTATTTCGTCGGTGTGGGACTGCTGAAAATCAATTCGGGCATCTTCATGGCCAGAATTATTGAGTTTGTCGACCTCAACGACATCTTAAACGGCCTCGTCAAGGCCTCTGTTTTTGGTTTGATTCTGTCTCTGGTCGGCTGTTACAAGGGATTCAACACCACCGGTGGTGCCGCGGGTGTCGGACGGGCAACGACGCAATCCGTCGTGATTTCTTCCGTTTCCATTCTGATCAGCGATTATTTCTTGACGGCGGTCATGTTTTGAAAATCGAATTATTCAATGTCTGCAAACGCTTTGGGAAACAGATCGTCCTCGACGATCTGAACCTGACCGTGGAACCCAACAGGATTACGGTCATTATCGGCAAAAGCGGGGGGGGGAAAAGTGTTCTGCTCAAGCATGTCATCGGACTCATCAGGCCCGACTCGGGTTCCGTCTTTATCGGCGAAGATGAGATTTCCGCCCTCGATGATAAAAGACTTAATGAAGTCAGAAAAAATTTCGGCATGCTTTTTCAAGAGGCCGCCCTGTTCGATTCCATGACCGTGGGTGAAAACGTTGCCTTTCCCATAAAAGAGCATACCCGGCTCTCCCAAGAGGAAATAAGGACTATCGTGGAGGAAAAGCTCCTTCAGGTGGGGCTTACGAATGTTGCCGACAAAATGCCCGCACAACTTTCCGGAGGCATGCGGAAACGGGTCGGGCTTGCCAGGGCGATTGCGCTGGACCCCAAAATCATTCTGTTCGATGAACCGACCACGGGATTAGATCCCATCATGCGTGGCGCCATCGACCAGCTTATTGTGGATACGCAGCGGCACACCAATGCAACTTGTCTGGTTATCAGCCATGATATCGATTCCACCTTTAAAATTGCGCACAAGGTCGCGATGCTGTATGATGGTCGGATTATTGAATATGGCCCCCCCGATAAGGTGAAAGGGTCCGAAAACCCATTCGTGAGGCGTTTTATCGAGGGCAAATCTTTTTCCGAACACTGACTGGGCGGTTATGTCGAAGCTGAGTGTTGAAGCGAAAGTTGGCGTGGTTGTCGTCATCGGACTGGTTCTCCTGGGCTACATGTCCATGAAGGTCGGCAAGATCGGTTTCTCCAAAAATCAGGGATACCCGATCGAAGTCTTGTTCGATTCCGCCAGCGGCCTGGCCCGGGATGTCACTGTTGAACAGGCCGGGGTGGAAATCGGCCGGGTTCAGGACATTCGCCTCGAGGACGGCAAAGCCCTGGTTACGCTGCGTATCAAACCCGCCATCGACATAAAGAAAGACGCCAGGGCCATTATCAGGACCCGGGGCATCCTCGGGGATAAATATGTTGAGATCATGGCGGGCACCGCCTCCGCTCCAACCCTCACGGCCGGGGAAAGGCTCGTGCGAACGGTTCCTGTCACCGATCTGGATACGCTCATGAATGTTCTGGGAGATGTGGCCTCCGACATCAAGAATCTCACCGGCGCTTTGTCCAACGTTCTCGGCGGAGCTGAAGGAGAAGCCTCGGTCCGTGCCATCGTCACAAACCTGCGTGAAGTGGTTACGGGCCTCAATCAGACGTTGCAGAGAAACAGCGAGGACTTCGACCGCATCGTCGAAAACCTGGCGGGTTTTTCGGAATCCTTGAAATCAGTGGGCGATGCCAGCCGGGAGGACGTCAAAGAAATCATCGCCAGTGTCCGCCGGGTTACCGGCAATATGGAGTCTCTGGTCACGGACCTGGATGAGATCACCGGCAAAATAAAAAGCGGGGAAGGGAGTATCGGCAGGCTGATCTATGAAGAGGATACCATCGACGAGCTCAACGAAACGCTGGCGTCATTGAGGGAAATCACCCGCAGCATCAACCGGGGCGAAGGAACCCTGGGCCGGCTGATCAAGGAAGACCAAACCATCGAAAGCCTCAACACGACCCTGGCCTCCCTGGACGAGATTACCGACAAAATCAACACCGGACAGGGCACTATCGGCAGACTGGTCAATGACGAGGAAACCGTCGATTCGCTCAACACCACCCTGGCGCAGCTCAACACCTACCTTGAAAAGCAGGAAACATTTCGCACCTATCTCGATTACCGCGGGGAATATCAATTCAACAGCGAAGCACTTAAATCATACGTGACCCTGCGTATCCAACCCCGCGAAGACAAGTACTATCTTCTACAAGTCATCGACGATCCCGAAGGCAAGGAAACGGTCACCGACACGACCACCGACATAAACGGGAATATCGTCGAATCCCACGAAGTCAAGATCGAACGCGATGCCCTTAAATTTTCGGCCCAAGTCGCCAAACGGTATTACGACTTCGTCCTCAGGGGCGGGCTGCTCGAATCAACCGGCGGATTCGGCTTCGATTATTATTTCCTCGATGACAAGCTGCTCGTTTCTCTGGAAGCCTTCGACTTCAGCCTGGACCGCAACCCGCATCTCAAAACCAAAATCGACTATACACCTTTTTCACATCTTTATATTACGACAGGGTATGACAATTTTATCAACGAAGATTCCCGTTCCTTTTTCATCGGGGGGGGAATCAGCTTTTCGGATGAAGATGTCAAAACCATTTTTTCAAGCCTTCCCATTCCCTGACACATCGTATGAACAAGCACATGAATACCCATGCACGCATTGAATATAAAACCGGCATTCGACGAACGATGAATGACAAAGAGATCACCCCAAAGAGTCGGAATCCTGGCCAGATCGACGAAAAGGCCAAACCCTTCAGGCTTTACAAATTCTTCACGCTGACCAGTTTTGTGTTCATTTTTGTAGGGACCATTGTACTCTCTTCCCTCAACATGCACTGGGCCAGAAAGATGCAGTTCAGCAAAAGCGAAGATTACGCCCTTCTTTTGATATCCAATTTGAATCATCAGATCTTCAGGCAGTTCATGCTGCCCATGAAGCTTGCCGGTGAAAAAATCCGGCTGAGGGAGAAGCGCCAGTTTGAGAGGCTGGACACCATCGTCCGCGGCACCCTGCACGGCTTCAACGTGGAAAGGATCAAAATATACAACACAAACAACATCATTATTTACAGTTTCGATGAAGAAATCATGGGGATAAAGGATATCGGCGGCTCGGGGTATCAGAACGCGGCTTTGGGCAACCACACCTCGGAGCTGGAACAAAATGGCAGCTTCTGGCAAATCCTGCTCGGGTTTCCAAAAGAAATCCGGATCACTACGTATGCCGCCCTGCATGCCGAAGAGTCGCTGGCCGTCACCACCGGGCCGATCTTCGGCGTCGTCGAGATTGTTCAGGACATTACCGATGACTATCGCACCATATTCAAGTTTCAGGTGCTGGTCGTTCTGACTATCATGCTGGTAATGGGTATTCTTTTTATTGTGCTCATATCCGTGGTAAAGAGAGGCGAAGAAACCATCGAGGCACGGGCGCGGGAGCGGCTGAGGCTCATGGACCAGCTGAGCCGGGCGGAGCACCTGTCTTCGATCGGGGAAATGGTGGCCAGCGTTTCCCACGAAATCCGCAACCCGCTCGGCATCATCAGAAGTTCAGCCGAGCTGTTGAAAAAGAAAATCCGCACCCTGGACCGGACCAACACCATACCGGACGTCATCATCGAGGAAGCTGCGCGGCTGAACAACATCATCACCGATTTTCTGAATTTCGCCAAACCGCGGCGTCCCAGTTTGAGTGCATGCCGCATCGATGAAATTCTCGGAAAGAACATCGCCTATCTCTCTTCTGAAACGACGAAAAAGGGGTATGTCATCGATCATCAGTGGAATGGACATGTGCCGGACGTCATCGCCGACAGCGACATGCTTTACCAGGCTTTTTTGAATGTTTTGATCAACGCCATGCAGTC is a window from the Deltaproteobacteria bacterium genome containing:
- a CDS encoding ABC transporter permease — translated: MVRFLEFAGKPFVLTIEAFGKVMLLLVSTVTWMVRPPFRFHEIFKQMEFVGVNSLPVVVITGAFTGMVLAIQTYYGFRMFGGESLVGTTVALSMTRELGPAITALMVTGRAGSAMAAELGTMRVTEQIDALHTMSVNPVQYLVMPRVIAGTVMLPILTIVSDFIGIVGGYFVGVGLLKINSGIFMARIIEFVDLNDILNGLVKASVFGLILSLVGCYKGFNTTGGAAGVGRATTQSVVISSVSILISDYFLTAVMF
- a CDS encoding ABC transporter ATP-binding protein produces the protein MKIELFNVCKRFGKQIVLDDLNLTVEPNRITVIIGKSGGGKSVLLKHVIGLIRPDSGSVFIGEDEISALDDKRLNEVRKNFGMLFQEAALFDSMTVGENVAFPIKEHTRLSQEEIRTIVEEKLLQVGLTNVADKMPAQLSGGMRKRVGLARAIALDPKIILFDEPTTGLDPIMRGAIDQLIVDTQRHTNATCLVISHDIDSTFKIAHKVAMLYDGRIIEYGPPDKVKGSENPFVRRFIEGKSFSEH
- a CDS encoding MlaD family protein, with translation MSKLSVEAKVGVVVVIGLVLLGYMSMKVGKIGFSKNQGYPIEVLFDSASGLARDVTVEQAGVEIGRVQDIRLEDGKALVTLRIKPAIDIKKDARAIIRTRGILGDKYVEIMAGTASAPTLTAGERLVRTVPVTDLDTLMNVLGDVASDIKNLTGALSNVLGGAEGEASVRAIVTNLREVVTGLNQTLQRNSEDFDRIVENLAGFSESLKSVGDASREDVKEIIASVRRVTGNMESLVTDLDEITGKIKSGEGSIGRLIYEEDTIDELNETLASLREITRSINRGEGTLGRLIKEDQTIESLNTTLASLDEITDKINTGQGTIGRLVNDEETVDSLNTTLAQLNTYLEKQETFRTYLDYRGEYQFNSEALKSYVTLRIQPREDKYYLLQVIDDPEGKETVTDTTTDINGNIVESHEVKIERDALKFSAQVAKRYYDFVLRGGLLESTGGFGFDYYFLDDKLLVSLEAFDFSLDRNPHLKTKIDYTPFSHLYITTGYDNFINEDSRSFFIGGGISFSDEDVKTIFSSLPIP
- a CDS encoding two-component sensor histidine kinase translates to MNTHARIEYKTGIRRTMNDKEITPKSRNPGQIDEKAKPFRLYKFFTLTSFVFIFVGTIVLSSLNMHWARKMQFSKSEDYALLLISNLNHQIFRQFMLPMKLAGEKIRLREKRQFERLDTIVRGTLHGFNVERIKIYNTNNIIIYSFDEEIMGIKDIGGSGYQNAALGNHTSELEQNGSFWQILLGFPKEIRITTYAALHAEESLAVTTGPIFGVVEIVQDITDDYRTIFKFQVLVVLTIMLVMGILFIVLISVVKRGEETIEARARERLRLMDQLSRAEHLSSIGEMVASVSHEIRNPLGIIRSSAELLKKKIRTLDRTNTIPDVIIEEAARLNNIITDFLNFAKPRRPSLSACRIDEILGKNIAYLSSETTKKGYVIDHQWNGHVPDVIADSDMLYQAFLNVLINAMQSMPDGGKIGIEITDAEEHVVVHFRDSGTGIDEKIIDKIWSPFFTTKEKGTGMGLGIVKNIIEAHGGSITIANRSTQGVDVAIRLPVNQGS